One segment of Zhihengliuella halotolerans DNA contains the following:
- the trpA gene encoding tryptophan synthase subunit alpha yields MTTDTPINHVVPTESKAAAAIEKARAEGRPALICYLPAGFPDAQTTIDAAVAMAENGADVIELGIPYSDPVMDGQVIQAATVQALEGGFKVAQIFDIVRGITERCDAAVLVMTYWNPVMRLGVAEFSRRLAEAGGAGLITPDLVPDEAAEWFAASDAHGLDRVFLVAPSSTPKRLAEAVEASRGFVYCVSIMGVTGARTSVAATAEGVVAAAHAAGAERACVGLGVSNRSHVEEIGSYADGVIVGTALVAALRDGGVEAVADLTARLSGRKD; encoded by the coding sequence ATGACGACCGACACCCCGATCAATCACGTCGTGCCGACTGAGAGCAAGGCCGCCGCGGCGATCGAGAAGGCACGCGCCGAAGGTCGACCGGCCCTGATTTGCTACCTGCCCGCCGGATTCCCGGACGCGCAGACCACGATCGACGCCGCCGTGGCCATGGCCGAGAACGGCGCGGACGTCATCGAGCTGGGGATCCCGTACTCCGACCCGGTCATGGACGGCCAGGTCATCCAGGCCGCCACGGTGCAGGCTCTCGAGGGTGGCTTCAAGGTCGCCCAGATTTTCGACATCGTGCGCGGAATCACGGAGCGCTGCGACGCCGCCGTGCTCGTGATGACCTATTGGAACCCGGTCATGCGACTGGGCGTGGCGGAGTTCTCGCGCCGTCTCGCCGAAGCCGGCGGCGCCGGACTCATCACCCCGGACCTCGTGCCGGACGAGGCCGCCGAGTGGTTCGCCGCGTCCGACGCCCACGGTCTGGACCGGGTGTTCCTCGTCGCCCCGAGCTCGACGCCGAAGCGCCTCGCCGAGGCCGTCGAGGCCAGCCGCGGCTTCGTGTACTGCGTCTCGATCATGGGCGTCACCGGCGCCCGGACCTCGGTGGCAGCGACCGCCGAAGGCGTCGTGGCTGCCGCCCACGCCGCCGGCGCCGAGCGCGCCTGCGTCGGGCTGGGCGTCTCGAACCGCTCCCACGTGGAGGAGATCGGATCATATGCCGACGGTGTGATCGTCGGCACCGCGCTCGTCGCCGCCCTGCGCGACGGCGGCGTTGAAGCCGTTGCCGACCTGACCGCGCGTCTCAGCGGCCGAAAGGACTAG
- the lgt gene encoding prolipoprotein diacylglyceryl transferase, whose protein sequence is MTLPASIPSPPAEWSSISLGPLTIHAYALCILAGIVVAMWLTNRRWRARGGPEGVVWDICIWAIPFGIIGGRLYHIFSSPDAYFGPGFDGTGDLSLTWQIWRGGLGIWGAVALGLVGAWIACRRYGVRLSAFADAAAPGVLLAQAIGRLGNWFNQELFGAPTTLPWGLEIDASSPTFPPGVAEGTLFHPTFLYELVWNVLGVLLLLALDRKFKFRRGAMMWLYILVYTLGRVWIEMLRIDDAEMITLFGVEQRLNVWTSILLIVIAAAAFVMTIVASRGRPDPGVYLTGRGAEALGSGDEPSAQGEGADLTGKDAPDSVVSPASAGTADGAAAPNETDHDRGNRNGTATGA, encoded by the coding sequence ATGACACTTCCCGCGTCGATCCCGAGCCCGCCGGCCGAATGGTCCAGCATCAGCCTGGGCCCACTGACCATCCACGCCTACGCGCTGTGCATCCTCGCGGGAATCGTCGTGGCCATGTGGCTGACGAACCGCCGCTGGCGCGCCAGGGGCGGGCCCGAGGGTGTCGTCTGGGACATCTGCATCTGGGCGATCCCGTTCGGCATCATCGGCGGGCGGCTCTACCACATCTTCTCCTCGCCGGACGCGTACTTCGGGCCCGGCTTCGACGGTACGGGAGACCTGAGCCTGACCTGGCAGATCTGGCGCGGCGGGCTCGGCATCTGGGGCGCCGTCGCCCTGGGTCTCGTCGGCGCCTGGATCGCGTGCCGGCGCTACGGCGTGCGCCTGTCGGCTTTCGCCGACGCGGCCGCCCCCGGCGTCCTGCTCGCCCAGGCCATCGGACGTCTCGGAAACTGGTTCAACCAGGAGCTCTTCGGCGCGCCGACGACTCTGCCCTGGGGCCTCGAGATTGACGCGTCAAGCCCGACCTTCCCGCCCGGCGTGGCCGAGGGGACCCTCTTCCACCCCACGTTCCTCTACGAGCTCGTCTGGAACGTCCTCGGCGTGCTGCTGCTGTTGGCCCTGGACCGGAAGTTCAAGTTCCGCCGCGGCGCCATGATGTGGCTCTACATCCTCGTCTACACGTTGGGCCGTGTCTGGATCGAGATGCTCCGCATCGACGATGCCGAGATGATCACGCTTTTCGGCGTCGAGCAGCGACTCAACGTCTGGACCAGCATCCTCCTCATCGTCATCGCCGCCGCAGCGTTCGTGATGACGATCGTCGCCTCGCGCGGCCGCCCCGATCCGGGCGTGTACCTGACGGGACGCGGCGCGGAGGCGCTCGGGTCCGGAGACGAGCCGTCGGCCCAGGGGGAGGGCGCCGATCTGACTGGCAAGGACGCACCCGACTCGGTCGTCTCGCCGGCCTCTGCGGGTACCGCGGACGGGGCTGCAGCGCCGAATGAGACCGACCATGATCGCGGAAATCGCAACGGGACAGCAACCGGAGCGTAA
- the gltB gene encoding glutamate synthase large subunit, translating into MTQTGTPIAGLDHEAEVAVSPFTRFAQIPEAIGAYNPETEKDACGLAVIASMRGEPSHDIVDHALTALRNLEHRGAVGADEGTGDGAGLLTQIPDEFFRAVVDFELPAAGAYAVGTAFLPDIVAEEQTAREGLEDLAEQERLTVLGWREVPIEESIVGAAARACMPKFVQLFLATEEGTEESLASLDARAFRVRKRAQNKYGVYFPSLSSKTIVYKGMLTTAQLEPFFPDLSDERFKTKLGIVHSRFSTNTFPSWPLAQPFRTIAHNGEINTVKGNRNWMRARQSQLAGDVLGEVPEELFPICTPGASDSASFDEVAELLMLSGRPITHAVMMMVPEAWENHETMDPARRAFYEYHSMLMEPWDGPAAVSFTDGKQVGAVLDRNGLRPARYWVTDDGLVVLASEVGVVELEQKTIVAKGRVSPGKMFLVDTEAGRIIDDSEIKAEIARAEPWGDWVKQNLVNLSDLPEREHVVHNTASIQLRQKTFGYTEEELRILLNPMAKNGAEPLGAMGSDTPIAVLGKRPRLLFDYFSQSFAQVTNPPLDAIREELVTSMKSSIGPDGNLLSLEQVREPQIALDFPVITNDELAKVANIRDESGAKSALKVRGLYRPAGGADELKQRLQEICEKVSAAINRGVKYVVLSDRDSNAQWAPIPSLLLTSAVHHHLLKSANRTKASLIVEAGDVREVHHIAVLIGYGASAINPYLALETVEEMARHGELGDVAPEAAHSNLIKALGKGVLKIMSKMGISTVSSYCGAQTFEALGLSQQFVDAYFTGTHSQMSGVGIDVIAAEAAARHASAYPHDGNQEPHRRLDVGGEYQWRREGPPHLFNPETVFRLQHATRERRYDIFKAYTKGVDDQARELMTLRGLLDFRFSERTPVPLEEVEPVSDIVKRFSTGAMSYGSISQEAHETLAIAMNRLGGKSNTGEGGEDIERLMDPERRSAVKQIASGRFGVTSQYLTNADDIQIKMAQGAKPGEGGQLMGQKVYPWVARTRHSTPGVPLVSPPPHHDIYSIEDLAQLIYDAKRSNPQARVHVKLVSEVGVGTVAAGVTKAKADVVLVSGHDGGTGASPLNSLKHAGAPWELGLAEAQQTLRLNNLRDRVVVQVDGQLKTGRDVIIAALLGAEEYGFATAPLVVTGCIMMRVCHLDTCPVGVATQNPELRKRYTGQAEFVVNFFEFLAEEVREILAELGFRSLEEAIGHAELLHKNAAIDHWKTEGLDLSPIFETYEDVNSPVRNLHGQNHELDKHFDNKLIELSADALERRQPVRISLDVINTDRSVGTMLGNKVTKTFGIEELATDTIDITLKGQAGQSLGAFMPAGITLRLFGDSNDYVGKGLSGGRIIVRPDREAGFLAEDNVIAGNVIGYGATSGEIMLRGAVGERFLVRNSGATAVVEGIGDHGCEYMTGGVALILGSTGRNFGAGMSGGVAYVLDLDRKKINKDALANEDLILRAVPTEESDGLRELLVRHAEETGSALAAKLLVDFQDTLARITQVMPRNFEAVLETRATAVAEGLDPDGDVVWNRILEATRG; encoded by the coding sequence ATGACTCAGACAGGAACCCCGATCGCAGGTCTCGATCACGAGGCCGAGGTCGCCGTGTCGCCTTTCACGCGATTTGCGCAGATCCCCGAAGCCATCGGCGCCTACAACCCCGAGACGGAAAAAGACGCGTGCGGCCTGGCCGTCATCGCTTCCATGCGTGGCGAGCCCAGCCACGACATCGTCGACCACGCACTGACCGCCCTGCGCAACCTCGAGCACCGCGGTGCCGTGGGCGCTGACGAGGGAACGGGCGACGGTGCCGGCCTGCTGACGCAGATCCCGGACGAGTTCTTCCGCGCGGTCGTCGATTTCGAACTTCCGGCCGCCGGCGCGTACGCCGTCGGCACGGCCTTCCTTCCCGACATCGTCGCGGAAGAGCAGACGGCCCGCGAGGGCCTCGAGGACCTCGCCGAGCAGGAGCGGCTGACAGTCCTCGGCTGGCGCGAGGTTCCGATCGAGGAATCCATCGTCGGCGCTGCCGCCCGCGCCTGCATGCCCAAGTTCGTCCAGCTCTTCCTCGCCACCGAGGAGGGCACCGAGGAGTCGCTGGCCTCGCTCGACGCCCGCGCCTTCCGCGTTCGCAAACGCGCCCAGAACAAGTACGGCGTCTACTTCCCCTCGCTCTCGTCGAAGACCATCGTCTACAAGGGCATGCTGACGACCGCCCAGCTTGAGCCGTTCTTCCCGGATCTCTCGGACGAGCGGTTCAAGACGAAGCTCGGTATCGTTCACTCGCGCTTCTCGACCAACACGTTCCCGTCGTGGCCGCTGGCGCAGCCATTCCGAACCATCGCGCACAACGGCGAGATCAACACCGTCAAGGGCAACCGCAACTGGATGCGCGCCCGGCAGTCCCAGCTGGCCGGCGATGTGCTCGGTGAGGTCCCCGAGGAGCTCTTCCCGATCTGCACGCCCGGTGCGTCCGACTCCGCGTCCTTCGACGAGGTGGCCGAGCTGCTCATGCTCTCGGGCCGCCCGATCACGCACGCCGTGATGATGATGGTTCCGGAGGCGTGGGAGAACCACGAGACGATGGACCCGGCCCGCCGCGCGTTCTATGAGTACCACTCCATGCTGATGGAGCCGTGGGATGGGCCCGCGGCCGTCTCGTTCACGGACGGCAAGCAGGTCGGGGCGGTGCTCGACCGCAACGGTCTGCGTCCGGCCCGCTACTGGGTGACCGACGACGGGCTCGTGGTCCTGGCCTCGGAGGTCGGCGTCGTCGAGCTGGAGCAGAAGACGATCGTCGCCAAGGGGCGCGTCTCCCCGGGCAAGATGTTCCTGGTCGACACCGAGGCCGGCCGTATCATCGACGACAGCGAGATCAAGGCCGAGATCGCCCGCGCCGAGCCGTGGGGTGACTGGGTCAAGCAGAACCTCGTCAACCTCTCGGACCTGCCGGAGCGCGAGCACGTCGTGCACAACACGGCCTCCATCCAGCTGCGCCAGAAGACTTTCGGCTACACCGAGGAGGAGCTGCGCATCCTGCTCAACCCCATGGCGAAGAATGGCGCCGAGCCGCTCGGTGCCATGGGCTCCGACACCCCGATCGCCGTCCTGGGCAAGCGTCCGCGGCTCCTGTTCGACTACTTCTCGCAATCGTTCGCGCAGGTCACCAACCCGCCGCTGGACGCGATCCGCGAAGAACTCGTGACCAGCATGAAGTCCTCGATCGGCCCGGACGGGAACCTGCTCTCCCTCGAACAGGTCCGCGAGCCGCAGATCGCCTTGGACTTCCCGGTTATTACGAACGACGAACTGGCCAAGGTCGCGAACATCCGCGACGAGAGCGGTGCCAAGTCGGCTTTGAAGGTGCGCGGACTGTACCGTCCGGCCGGCGGGGCCGACGAGCTCAAGCAGCGCCTGCAGGAGATCTGCGAAAAGGTCTCGGCGGCGATCAACCGCGGTGTGAAGTACGTGGTGCTCTCGGACCGTGATTCCAACGCCCAGTGGGCTCCCATCCCGTCGCTACTGCTGACCAGCGCCGTGCACCACCACCTGCTCAAGAGCGCGAACCGTACCAAGGCGTCTCTGATCGTCGAAGCCGGCGACGTGCGCGAAGTGCATCACATCGCCGTGCTCATCGGCTACGGCGCGTCCGCCATCAACCCGTATCTCGCCCTCGAGACGGTCGAGGAGATGGCCCGCCACGGCGAGCTTGGGGACGTCGCTCCGGAGGCCGCCCACTCGAACCTGATCAAGGCGCTCGGCAAGGGCGTCCTGAAGATCATGTCCAAGATGGGCATCTCCACGGTGTCCTCGTACTGCGGCGCCCAGACGTTCGAGGCCCTGGGTCTCTCGCAGCAGTTCGTCGACGCGTACTTCACCGGCACCCACTCGCAGATGAGCGGTGTCGGCATCGACGTCATCGCTGCCGAGGCAGCTGCCCGCCACGCGTCGGCCTACCCGCACGACGGCAACCAGGAGCCGCACCGCCGACTCGATGTCGGCGGCGAGTACCAGTGGCGCCGCGAGGGCCCGCCGCACCTGTTCAACCCGGAGACGGTCTTCCGCCTCCAGCACGCGACGCGCGAGCGCCGCTACGACATCTTCAAGGCGTACACCAAGGGCGTCGACGATCAGGCCCGCGAGCTGATGACGCTGCGCGGTCTGCTGGACTTCCGCTTCTCCGAGCGGACGCCCGTGCCGCTGGAGGAGGTCGAGCCCGTTTCGGACATCGTCAAGCGCTTCTCCACCGGCGCGATGAGCTACGGCTCGATCTCGCAGGAGGCGCACGAGACCCTCGCGATCGCGATGAACCGTCTGGGCGGCAAGTCCAACACCGGTGAGGGCGGCGAGGACATCGAGCGGCTCATGGATCCGGAGCGCCGCAGCGCGGTCAAGCAGATCGCCTCGGGGCGGTTCGGCGTCACGAGCCAGTACCTGACGAACGCCGACGACATCCAGATCAAGATGGCCCAGGGCGCCAAGCCCGGCGAGGGCGGCCAGCTGATGGGGCAGAAGGTGTACCCGTGGGTCGCCCGGACGCGACACTCGACGCCGGGTGTACCGCTGGTCTCGCCGCCGCCGCACCACGACATCTACTCGATCGAGGACCTCGCGCAGCTCATCTACGATGCGAAGCGCTCCAACCCCCAGGCGCGCGTGCACGTCAAGCTCGTCTCCGAGGTCGGCGTCGGCACCGTCGCCGCCGGTGTGACCAAGGCGAAGGCCGACGTCGTGCTGGTCTCCGGGCACGACGGCGGCACGGGCGCCTCGCCGCTGAACTCCCTCAAGCACGCCGGTGCCCCGTGGGAGCTCGGCCTCGCCGAGGCCCAGCAGACATTGCGCCTGAACAACCTGCGCGACCGCGTGGTGGTGCAGGTCGACGGCCAGCTCAAGACCGGCCGCGACGTCATCATCGCCGCCCTACTGGGTGCCGAGGAATACGGCTTCGCGACGGCCCCGCTCGTCGTCACGGGTTGCATCATGATGCGCGTCTGCCACCTCGACACGTGCCCCGTCGGCGTCGCGACCCAGAACCCCGAGCTGCGCAAGCGCTACACGGGCCAGGCCGAGTTCGTCGTGAACTTCTTCGAGTTCCTGGCCGAGGAGGTGCGCGAGATCCTCGCCGAGCTCGGATTCCGCAGCCTCGAGGAGGCCATCGGGCACGCCGAGCTGCTGCACAAGAACGCGGCGATCGACCACTGGAAGACCGAAGGGCTGGACCTCAGCCCGATCTTCGAGACGTACGAGGACGTGAACTCGCCGGTGCGCAACCTGCACGGGCAGAACCACGAGCTCGACAAGCACTTCGACAACAAGCTCATCGAGCTCAGTGCCGACGCGCTCGAGAGGCGCCAGCCGGTGCGCATCAGCCTCGACGTCATCAACACGGACCGCTCCGTGGGGACGATGCTGGGCAACAAGGTCACCAAGACCTTCGGCATCGAGGAACTCGCGACGGACACGATCGACATCACGCTCAAGGGCCAGGCGGGCCAGTCGCTCGGCGCCTTCATGCCGGCCGGCATCACCCTGCGGCTCTTCGGCGACTCGAACGACTACGTCGGCAAGGGCCTCTCGGGCGGCCGGATCATCGTCCGCCCGGACCGGGAAGCCGGCTTCCTCGCCGAGGACAACGTCATCGCCGGAAACGTCATCGGCTACGGCGCGACGAGCGGCGAGATCATGCTGCGCGGCGCCGTCGGCGAACGCTTCCTCGTCCGCAACTCCGGCGCGACCGCCGTCGTCGAAGGCATCGGCGACCACGGCTGCGAATACATGACCGGCGGCGTGGCCCTGATCCTCGGGAGCACGGGGCGCAACTTCGGCGCCGGCATGTCCGGCGGCGTGGCCTACGTGCTCGACCTCGACCGGAAGAAGATCAACAAGGACGCCCTCGCGAACGAGGACCTGATCCTTCGCGCGGTCCCGACCGAGGAAAGCGACGGGCTGCGCGAGCTGCTCGTCCGCCACGCTGAGGAGACCGGCTCGGCGCTGGCGGCGAAGCTGCTCGTCGACTTCCAGGACACTCTGGCCCGCATCACGCAGGTCATGCCGCGCAACTTCGAAGCGGTACTCGAAACTCGCGCCACCGCAGTGGCGGAAGGACTTGACCCGGACGGCGACGTCGTCTGGAATCGGATTTTGGAGGCTACCCGTGGCTGA
- a CDS encoding glutamate synthase subunit beta, whose protein sequence is MADPRGFLKVRERQTQPRRPVPVRLMDWKEVYERQQAGTLHDQASRCMDCGIPFCHQGCPLGNLIPEWNDLVYRGRMEEASERLHATNNFPEFTGRLCPAPCESSCVLGINQPAVTIKQMEAEIADQAFDDDNVEPILPQRHTDQTVAVIGSGPAGLATAQQLTRAGHTVAVYERDDAVGGLLRYGIPDFKMDKAILDRRLEQMRAEGTRFRTNVAVGKDISWDQLRRRYDAVVVATGSTVPRDLPIPGRELDGVHFAMDYLTQSNRAVAGEEVADQIHAKGKHVVILGGGDTGADCIGTSHRHGAASVTTLAIGKEPPLERPGHQPWPMMPTLFEVQSAHEEGGDRTYLASTVEFVGEGGRVTGVTVAETEFVDGKRLPKAGTERTIKADLVLLALGFTGPEPAGLQQQAGTEFDDRGNVARDGYYMTNTPGVFAAGDAGRGQSLIVWAIAEGRACAAAVDKYLMGETRLPAPVAPTDRAISML, encoded by the coding sequence GTGGCTGATCCCCGTGGATTTCTGAAGGTACGCGAACGTCAGACCCAGCCGCGGCGCCCCGTGCCGGTGCGTCTCATGGACTGGAAAGAGGTCTACGAGCGCCAGCAGGCCGGCACGCTGCACGATCAGGCCTCGCGCTGTATGGACTGCGGCATCCCGTTCTGCCACCAGGGCTGCCCGCTGGGCAACCTGATCCCGGAGTGGAACGACCTCGTCTACCGTGGCCGGATGGAAGAGGCCTCGGAGCGGCTGCATGCGACGAACAACTTCCCGGAGTTCACCGGCCGGCTGTGCCCGGCGCCGTGCGAATCCTCGTGCGTTCTCGGCATCAACCAGCCGGCGGTGACGATCAAGCAGATGGAAGCCGAGATCGCCGACCAGGCGTTCGACGACGACAACGTCGAGCCGATCCTGCCGCAGCGCCACACGGACCAGACGGTTGCCGTCATCGGCTCGGGGCCGGCCGGACTGGCCACGGCACAGCAGCTCACCCGAGCGGGCCACACCGTCGCGGTCTACGAGCGCGACGACGCCGTCGGCGGCCTGTTGCGCTACGGCATTCCTGACTTCAAGATGGACAAGGCCATCCTCGATCGCCGGCTCGAGCAGATGCGCGCCGAGGGGACCCGGTTCCGCACGAACGTCGCGGTCGGCAAGGACATCTCGTGGGATCAGCTGCGTCGTCGATACGACGCCGTCGTCGTCGCCACCGGGTCGACCGTCCCGCGCGACCTGCCGATCCCGGGCCGCGAGCTCGACGGCGTGCACTTCGCGATGGACTACCTGACCCAGTCCAACCGCGCGGTCGCCGGTGAGGAAGTGGCCGACCAGATCCACGCCAAGGGCAAGCACGTCGTGATCCTCGGCGGCGGCGATACCGGCGCCGACTGCATCGGCACCTCGCACCGCCACGGAGCCGCGTCGGTCACCACGCTCGCCATCGGCAAGGAGCCGCCGCTGGAACGCCCCGGGCACCAGCCGTGGCCGATGATGCCGACCTTGTTCGAGGTCCAGTCGGCCCACGAGGAGGGTGGCGATCGAACCTACCTCGCGTCTACGGTAGAGTTTGTTGGAGAAGGTGGCCGTGTGACGGGAGTCACGGTGGCCGAGACGGAATTCGTCGATGGCAAGCGCCTCCCCAAAGCGGGTACCGAGCGGACGATCAAAGCGGATCTCGTACTCCTGGCTCTGGGTTTCACCGGCCCTGAGCCCGCGGGTCTGCAGCAGCAGGCCGGCACCGAGTTTGATGACCGGGGCAATGTGGCCCGTGACGGTTACTACATGACCAACACGCCCGGCGTGTTCGCAGCCGGCGACGCCGGCCGCGGGCAGTCGCTGATCGTGTGGGCCATCGCTGAGGGGCGCGCATGCGCCGCCGCGGTGGACAAGTACCTGATGGGCGAGACCCGATTGCCTGCCCCCGTGGCACCGACGGATCGCGCCATTTCAATGCTCTGA
- the pyk gene encoding pyruvate kinase produces MRRAKIVATFGPAIGTYDKVVQILQAGVDVARLNMSHGEHSTHAENLANVRQASAELERPVGVFADLQGPKIRLGRFSDGPHMLAVGDTFTITIEDIEGTKDICSTTFKGLPGDVNVGDRLLINDGRVALKATAVDDVKVVTEVVVGGEVSNNKGINLPGVAVNVPALSEKDEDDLRWAIRADVDMVALSFVRNAADIDRVHEIMDEEGRRLPVIAKIEKPQAVDCLEEIIDAFDAIMVARGDLGVELPIEEVPLVQKRAVELARRWAKPVIVATQVLESMIENPLPTRAEASDCANAVLDGADAVMLSGETSVGAYPIKTVETMSRIIENTEEHGLRRIPPLGSRPRTRGGAITRAAVEVADQLDAKYIVAFTQSGDSARRLSRLRPKQPIMAFTPLKHTFSIMSLYWGVQPRVVAYADHTDKMTAQVDKSLQLEGLANVGDLVCIAAGSPPGTAGSTNSLRVHRVGDVADAGELLDGHEPPAREKVGPWRTREEALDDLVTHMRGDHRYDD; encoded by the coding sequence ATGCGACGCGCAAAAATTGTGGCAACATTTGGTCCCGCAATCGGCACCTACGACAAGGTAGTGCAGATCCTCCAGGCAGGCGTGGACGTCGCCCGGCTGAACATGAGCCACGGAGAGCACTCCACCCACGCTGAGAACCTCGCGAACGTGCGCCAGGCCTCGGCCGAGCTCGAGCGTCCCGTCGGCGTCTTCGCCGACCTGCAGGGGCCCAAGATCCGTTTGGGTCGCTTCTCGGACGGCCCGCACATGCTGGCCGTCGGTGACACCTTCACCATCACGATCGAGGACATCGAGGGCACCAAGGACATCTGCTCGACGACGTTCAAGGGGCTGCCGGGTGACGTCAATGTCGGCGACCGCCTCCTGATCAACGACGGACGCGTGGCCCTCAAGGCGACCGCGGTCGACGACGTCAAGGTCGTCACCGAGGTTGTCGTCGGCGGCGAGGTCTCCAACAACAAGGGCATCAACCTTCCCGGTGTCGCCGTCAACGTCCCCGCCCTGAGCGAAAAGGACGAGGACGACCTGCGTTGGGCGATCCGCGCCGACGTCGACATGGTTGCGTTGTCGTTCGTGCGTAACGCCGCCGACATCGACCGCGTGCACGAGATCATGGACGAGGAGGGTCGCCGGCTCCCGGTGATCGCCAAGATCGAGAAGCCGCAGGCCGTCGACTGCCTCGAGGAGATCATCGACGCGTTCGACGCGATCATGGTCGCCCGTGGCGACCTCGGCGTCGAGCTACCGATCGAAGAAGTCCCGCTCGTGCAGAAGCGTGCCGTCGAACTGGCCCGCCGCTGGGCGAAGCCGGTCATCGTGGCCACCCAGGTGCTCGAGTCGATGATCGAGAATCCGCTCCCGACGCGCGCCGAGGCCTCCGACTGCGCCAACGCCGTCCTCGACGGTGCCGACGCGGTCATGCTCTCCGGCGAGACGAGCGTCGGGGCGTACCCGATCAAGACCGTCGAGACCATGTCGCGCATCATCGAGAACACGGAGGAGCACGGCCTGCGCCGGATCCCACCGCTGGGCTCGCGTCCGCGCACGCGCGGCGGAGCGATCACGCGTGCCGCCGTCGAGGTCGCCGACCAGCTGGATGCGAAGTACATCGTCGCGTTCACGCAGTCCGGTGATTCCGCGCGTCGTCTCTCGCGACTGCGCCCGAAGCAGCCGATCATGGCCTTCACGCCGCTTAAGCACACGTTCAGCATCATGTCGCTGTACTGGGGCGTCCAGCCCCGCGTGGTGGCCTACGCCGACCACACCGACAAGATGACCGCCCAGGTGGACAAGTCGCTGCAGCTCGAGGGGCTGGCGAACGTCGGCGACCTGGTCTGCATCGCGGCCGGTTCCCCTCCCGGCACCGCCGGGTCGACCAACTCCCTGCGCGTGCACCGCGTGGGCGACGTCGCCGACGCCGGTGAGCTGCTCGACGGTCACGAGCCGCCGGCGCGTGAGAAGGTCGGTCCGTGGCGCACTCGCGAGGAGGCGCTCGACGATCTGGTCACCCACATGCGGGGCGACCACCGGTACGACGACTAG
- a CDS encoding ANTAR domain-containing response regulator, protein MSEAAADESTTPARRVIVAEDETLIRLDIVEILRGEGYDVVAEADNGEKAVELAREHKPDLILMDVKMPVMDGITAAEAIVKERIAPVVLLTAFSQKELVERAREAGAMAYVVKPFTPSDLIPAIELAAARHDEIIALESEVGTLQEQFETRKLVERAKSVLTTKMGLTEPEAFRWIQKTSMDRRLSMREVAETILAQVK, encoded by the coding sequence ATGTCTGAAGCCGCTGCAGATGAATCGACGACGCCCGCGCGGCGCGTCATCGTCGCCGAAGACGAGACCCTGATTCGGCTCGATATCGTCGAGATCCTCAGGGGCGAGGGCTACGACGTCGTCGCCGAAGCCGACAACGGCGAGAAGGCGGTCGAGCTGGCCCGCGAGCACAAGCCGGACCTGATCCTCATGGACGTGAAGATGCCGGTCATGGACGGCATCACGGCCGCCGAGGCCATCGTCAAGGAGCGCATCGCCCCCGTCGTCCTGCTGACCGCGTTCAGCCAGAAGGAGCTCGTCGAGAGGGCCCGGGAGGCCGGTGCCATGGCGTACGTCGTCAAGCCGTTCACCCCCTCCGACCTGATCCCCGCGATCGAGCTCGCGGCGGCCCGTCACGACGAGATCATCGCCCTCGAGAGTGAGGTCGGAACCCTGCAGGAGCAGTTCGAGACCCGCAAGCTCGTCGAGCGCGCCAAGAGCGTCCTGACCACGAAGATGGGCCTGACGGAGCCCGAGGCGTTCCGCTGGATCCAGAAGACGTCGATGGACCGCCGACTGAGCATGCGCGAGGTCGCCGAGACGATCCTGGCTCAGGTCAAGTAG